Part of the Alkaliphilus flagellatus genome, GAAACTATTGGTAAAGAAAAGGTTGTTATTGAACAAAACATGGATAACCATAAGGCAGCAATTCAAATTGTATTAGATGCATTAGTAGATCCAAATCATGGTGCTATAAAGTCAATGGATGAAATATCAGCGGTAGGACACCGTGTTGTTCATGGTGGCGAGGAATTTTCTGATTCCGTACTTATAACAGATGAAGTTAAAAAAGCATTAGAAAAGTGTTCAGATATTGCACCATTACATAACCCTCCAAACCTTATGGGAATTCATGCTTGCGAGGAAATACTTCCTAATGTACCTATGGTAGGAGTATTTGATACTGCATTCCACCAAACTATGCCTAAGGCTTCCTTCATGTATGCATTACCATATGAAATGTATGAGAAACATAAAATTAGAAAATATGGATTCCATGGAACATCTCACAAGTATGTAGCAAACAGAGCTGCTGAAATCCTGGGAAAACCTATTGGAGATCTAAAAATTGTTACTTGTCACTTAGGAAATGGTGCAAGTATTACTGCTGTAGATGGAGGAAAATCAATAGATACAAGCATGGGCTTTACTCCGCTTGAAGGGTTAGCAATGGGAACAAGATGTGGTGATATGGACCCTGCTATTGTTACTTTTTTAATGGAAAAAGATCACTTATCCTGCTACGA contains:
- a CDS encoding acetate/propionate family kinase yields the protein MKILVVNCGSSSLKYQLINMENEELIAKGLAERIGIDGSVVKHETIGKEKVVIEQNMDNHKAAIQIVLDALVDPNHGAIKSMDEISAVGHRVVHGGEEFSDSVLITDEVKKALEKCSDIAPLHNPPNLMGIHACEEILPNVPMVGVFDTAFHQTMPKASFMYALPYEMYEKHKIRKYGFHGTSHKYVANRAAEILGKPIGDLKIVTCHLGNGASITAVDGGKSIDTSMGFTPLEGLAMGTRCGDMDPAIVTFLMEKDHLSCYEINEMMNKKSGVLGISGVSSDFRDIEQAAAKGNERAQLALDVYHKLVTKYIGAYAAEMGGVDAIVFTAGLGENSPDTRKEACKNLEFLGVKIDDERNNVRGKETIVTTDDSKVKVLLIPTNEELAIARETKAIVQ